The Methyloceanibacter sp. wino2 nucleotide sequence ACGTCACCTCGCCGACAGGCATTCGGCAGGTCAAGGAGTTCGGCGGCAACGACATCGCCGCCATGATCTGGGACGTGGTCGAGAACAAGGTGGCCGCGCGCTAAGACCTGTCGCGCTGTCGCGCGCGACAGCGCCAAACGGCCAGCGCATGGGCGCCCAGCCCGATGCCCCAGCCAACCGCCACCCACACGAACCAGTGGCGCGGCGGATCATGCGACAGCGCCAGCGCGGCACACAGCCCGACGACGGCGAGGTAGACGCCGGCGTGGATAAAGAATCCGAGCGGGATCGAATCGTTCTTCATCGGAGGAGACAAACACGATCGCACCGGATTTGGCAGACCCGGCGTTTGTTCTCTTAATGTTCTTGCGCCTGCCTACCCGCTGAGATAGCATTGCCCTCGAAGATCAAACGGGGGTTCGCCGCATGTTCGCGCGGGTTACGACGGTTGCATTCGAGGGCATAGAAGCCCGCGCGGTCGATGTGCAGGTGCAGATCAGCTCCGGGATGCCGGCCTTCACCATCGTTGGCCTGCCCGACAAGGCTGTCGCGGAAAGCCGCGAACGGGTGCGCGGTGCGCTGAACGCCATAGGGCTGGCGCTGCCGCCCAAACGCATCACCGTCAATCTCGCCCCCGCCGACCTCCCCAAGGAAGGCAGCCATTACGATCTGCCCATCGCCCTCGGGGTGATGGCTTCCGCCGGGGCAATTGCGCCGGACGCGATCGAGGGCCACTGCGTCCTTGGTGAACTGGCGCTCGACGGCTCGATCGCGGCCATTGCGGGCGCGCTGCCGGCGGCCGTTGGCGCCAATGCGATGGACAAGGGGCTGATCTGCCCCGGGCCCTGCGGCGCGGAAGCCGCCTGGGCCGCCGCCGATATGCCGATCCTGGCCCCGGCGGATCTGCTGCAGCTCATCAACCATTTCAAAGGCCTCCAGACCTTGCGGCGGCCCGAGCCCAATCTGGAGCCGGAAGATGAAGCGATGCCGGATCTGGCCGACATCAAGGGGCAGGAAACCGCGAAGCGCGCCCTGGAAGTGGCGGCCGCCGGCGGGCATCACTTTTTCATGTTGAGTTTTCAATGCCAAATCCGGCCATCAGACCGAAAAAACTTGACCCAAGATCATTTTTTAACTTGATCTTAGATCAACCATCACCACATACTCATCAGAATTCAAGAGGTTCGAACTATGGCGCGAGATTCCGACGGGCCGCCGCAGGGGCACACGGCAACGAACCCCAGCCCGCGGCAAGAAGAAATTTGGATACGGGCGTTCGTTGAGTACTCGGGCACAGGCGGTGTCACGTGTTTTTGTCAGGCTGATATGGGCGGGGTGTCGCTGACGCGGGCTATCGAGGCCTTGCAGTTGGGCGAATGCGTCCTCAGTTCGAAGTGCGAAGGCCCGGGAGCTATTTGTGTTTTTGAGCATGAGTCTGAGGACGACACGGTGGAGGTGACCGTGTTTTTTGACAGTTCGATTCATGCGCTTGAGATTCGTGCAGCGTGCGTGGTTAAGGAGGAAAATGAAGGTGAACCAGATGCAGCATGACTTCGTTGACGGTCCTGTTGCACGGGACTACAGCGAAATGTTGGGAACACCATTCAAGGTTTTCTTGAGCAATGGTGTCGAGGAGAAGATAGATAAGAAATCTGGGAAGTTGAAGACCAGCATAGTTGACCTTCCTGGTCTTATTGCAACCATCGTCCAAGCGCGGGTGTTGCATCCGAGGA carries:
- a CDS encoding 2TM domain-containing protein, with the translated sequence MKNDSIPLGFFIHAGVYLAVVGLCAALALSHDPPRHWFVWVAVGWGIGLGAHALAVWRCRARQRDRS